The following proteins are encoded in a genomic region of Streptococcus equi subsp. equi:
- a CDS encoding phage protein yields the protein MDLTVQNKDLNTLYSVLDKIKVTNMRVNRGRAKLLAKVEAKLREYAKDEVDIIDQYAAKNDKGKWLVDDKGNAKLADVTKVTELNDFLDELANEPIVIKGHEYSKRFIDFLEYLAEAEDEFTAAEIVLIDSILEQYEANKKGE from the coding sequence ATGGATTTAACAGTACAAAACAAAGACTTAAATACGCTCTATAGCGTACTAGACAAAATTAAGGTTACTAACATGAGAGTTAATCGCGGCCGCGCTAAGCTGCTTGCCAAAGTAGAGGCTAAGCTCAGAGAGTATGCCAAAGACGAGGTTGATATTATCGATCAATACGCTGCTAAAAACGACAAAGGTAAGTGGTTAGTTGATGACAAAGGCAACGCTAAATTAGCTGATGTCACAAAAGTAACTGAGCTTAACGACTTTTTAGACGAGTTAGCCAACGAGCCTATCGTCATCAAAGGCCATGAGTACTCTAAGCGATTTATCGACTTTTTGGAGTATTTGGCCGAGGCCGAAGATGAGTTTACGGCGGCCGAAATTGTACTGATTGACAGCATTTTGGAACAATACGAAGCAAATAAAAAAGGAGAATAA